Part of the Sphaerochaeta associata genome is shown below.
GTGAGAATGTGGCGTCGATGGGGATGGTCCCGATCTCTTCCACATACTTCTCGTTGATTTCAGACGGGACATAGCCCCTACCAAGGTCAATCTGGACTTCCATCTCGATGTTGGCATCATCCATCATCGTGAAGAGAACCAAATCCTTGTTGGTGATCTCAACCTGGTCACGCTCGAAGTTTGCGCCACTTACAATACCGGGGCCCTTGCATTCGATGAGGAGGTTGGTCCCCTCCGAATCTTCGGGCATCCTGATCTGAAGCTTTTTCAACGCAGCAATGATGTCTGCGATATCCTCGCGGACTCCGGGAAGCTGCTCATACTCGCTGGAAATCAGGTGGGGAACACCATCCTCATTGAAGCTGGTGAACTTTACGGCAGTGACGGCATACCCCTGGATCGATGAGAGGAGCACCCTCCTGAGCGTGTTTCCGATCGTGGTTCCAAAACCTCTCTCAAACGGATAGGCAATGAATTTCCCATAGTTCGGTTCAACTGCGCTGTGTTCGAAGGTTATCCCCTTGGGCTTCTTGAAGCCCTTCAGAAGGTTTTTGCGTGCCATGGTTACTCCTTATCTGGAATACAACTCGACAACCAGCTGCTCGTTGATCTTCTCGAGCTCGGTGACTTCACTTCTCCTCGGAACAGCGACGAAGGTACCCTTCATTGCATCCACGTCCAGGCTCAGCCACTGGCAGACACCGGACTTGGTGTATTCCTTGAGGTTTTCTTTGACCAAAAGCATCTTCTGACCCTTTGCACCAACGCTGACTACGTCACCGGGGCGAAGGCGGTAGGAAGGAATGCTCACACGCTTTCCGTTCACAAAAATGTGGCCGTGGTTGACGAACTGAGCTGCCTGGTTGCGGCTGGCTGCAAAGTGGAGTCGGAATACCACGTTGTCGAGCCTCTGCTCCAAAAGCATGATCAAATTCTCACCAGTCTTACCGGGAATTCTTGCGGCTTCGTCGAAGGTCAACTTGAACTGCTTCTCGAGCATGCAATAGGTTCTCTTCAGCTTCTGCTTTTCGCGCAACTGCAAGCCGTAGTCGGTCGGCTTCTTGGAACGTGCGCGGGGATCCTTGCCCGGAAGGCCGGTGGACTTGGTATCGTTCATCGGGCACTTGCCGCTGTGGCAACGCTCTCCCTTGAGGAACAACTTGGTCCTCTCGGCTCTGCAATATCTGCACTTAGGTCCAGTATATCTTGCCATGTATCTGCTATCTCCTCATCAGACTCTTCTACTCTTGCGAGGTCTGCATCCATTGTGGGGGATGGGGGTGACGTCACGGATGGAGCGGACCTTCAGTCCAAGCACACCCAACGTTCTGATGGCGCTTTCGCGGCCAACACCAGGTCCCTTCACAAATACGTTCACTTCCTGCAGTCCACTGTCCATAGCAGCCTTGGCTGCCTTTTCGGCAGTTGTCTGTGCTGCATAGGGGGTGGACTTCTTGGCACCGCGGAACCCAAGTCCGCCGGCGCTTGCCCAAGATACCGCATTCCCGTTGAGGTCGGTTACGGTAACAATGGTATTGTTGAAGGTCGCCTGAATGTAGACGTTTCCTTCGTATACCGTCTTTTTGACTTTACGCTTTGCTGTAGCCATGTGGTACCTGCTCCTTATTTCTTCTTAGCCGCAACGGTCTTCTTCTTACCCTTGCGAGTACGGGCATTGGTCTTTGTCCGCTGTCCGTTTACCGGAAGACCCTTACGATGACGAAGGCCACGATAGCAGCCAATGTCCATAAGGCGCTTGATATTCAGAGCGACTTCTGTTCTAAGACGTCCCTCAACCTTGTACTCTTCCTCGATTACCTTACGAAGTACTGCAAGATCCTCGCTGGAAAGGGTGTTGATGTTGGTATCTGGATTAATATTTGTTTTTTCACAAATTTCAACCGCCGAAAACCTACCGATCCCGTAGATATAGGTCAAGGCGATTTTCACTGCCTTGTTCGGCAAATCTACACCTGCAATTCTCGCCATTCATGGCCTCCTGAATTTCTCTTATAGAGTAGGAAGGCTTGCGCCGAACCCTGTTATCTCTGTCTCTGCTTGTGCTTGGGATTGTCACAAATAATGCGGACCACCCCATTCCGTCTGACTACTTTGCACTTGTCACAAATCGGTTTGACACTTGCTCTTACTTTCATGTTCTAGCTCCTAGCCTAAATATGTTTTGACTTTTTTCCACTCACATTGAACCCATCGTAGTGGTGCATTTTCATGACACCCTCAATCTGACGCATGGTATCCAAGTCAACGCCGACAAGAATCAGCAGTGACGTTCCACCAAAGAGCATGGCCACGGTCGAGGGGAAGTTGAAGAACTTCTGTACCAGCGTGGGAATCAAGGCGATGAAAGCCAAGAAAAGAGAGCCGGGAAGAACGATGCGGTTGAGAACCCTGGTAAGGTACTCTTCCAATTTCTCGGACCGTACACCGGGAACCGAGCCACCATTCTCGCGAATCTGCTTGGCCATCTCAACCGGGTTCATAGACACCTGCGTATAGAAGAAAGCAAACGCTATGATCAACAGGGCGTAGATAATCAGATAGGGGGCACCCTGCGGATTCAGCCAATTAGCAAAGGCGGCAAGCCACCTTACTTCCGGGCCCAAGGTAGTAGCAATCTGCAGCGGGAAGGAGAGCAATGCGCTTGCAAAGATTACAGGGATAACGCCGGAGGGGTTGACCTTGATGGGGATATAGGTGCTCTGTGCACCATACATCTTCCGGCCTACCACACGCTTTGCGTAGTTCACGGGAATCTTGCGGACGCCCTGCTCTTCGTACACTACGAGAGCGACAACCACCAAGAACATCACAAACACCACCAAGACTACAATCGGATTCAGAACACCCGCGGAGATGCTTCTGAACAAGACCGACATGGCCTCGGGGAATCTTGCGACGATACCGGCAAAGATCAACAGGCTGATACCGTTACCGATACCCCACTGGGTGATCTTATTGCCGATCCAAATCAAGAGCATCGAACCGGTGGTCACAGTCAGCATTGCTACCAACGTGAACGGAAGGATACCCATAGTCATCACGCCGGGAATGGAATTGGCGTAAATAGTAACTACATACGACTGAATCAAACATACAACAATCGTACCATATCTGGTGTATTGCTGAATTTTCTTATGGCCTGACGGGTCCTGAGCCAGCTTCTTCAATGAGGGGATCACCAACATCAACAGCTGCACGATGATCTGCGTGCTGATATAAGGCATGACACCAAGCATAAAGAGTGAGAAGTTGGAAAATGCTCCGCCAGAGAAGAAGTTCAAATACTCAGTCAGACCGATATTGGAACTAGAACTCTGTGAAAGAAAAAACAGTTTCAGAACTTCCGGATCAATCCCGGGAATTGGAATCACAGCCCCGATCCTGCTGACAATCAGCAGGCCCAGGGTAATGAGTATCTTCTTCCGAAGATCCTTGATTCTATACATCTCAACTAAGGAGTTTGCCATAAAGCCCTTCTTTGTTATCTGATTTCGCCGCCCGCAGCCTTAATCTTTTCGATTGCGCTTGCGGAAACCTTCAGTCCGTCAATGACTACCTTCTTGGTCAGATCCCCATTGCTCAGGATTTTAGCCTGTGCATTGTAACCCTTAACCAACCCAGCGTCCTTAAGGGCGTCGAGGGTAACTACATCGCCATCTTCAAAGTTGGCGGAAATCACATCGAGGGACACGACAACATACTCCTGCTTGAATACACTGTTCGAGAAACCCCTGCGAGCGACACGACGGTACAGAGGCATCTGACCGCCCTCAAAGCCAAGACGGACACCGCCGCCGGAGCGGGAATTCTGTCCATCGTGACCCCTACCACTGGAGCGGCCCTTCGAGGAAGCACCGCGACCAACGATAGTCTTTTTTGTATTGGCACCCTTGGGTGCATTGATCTGTCCCATCTTACATCTCCTCGACTTTCACAAGGTGAGCTACTACACGGACCATCCCAAGGTTTGCAGGGGTGGCGTCATGTACAACCGAGCTGGAAATCTTGCCGAGTCCCAGAGCCTTGACAGTCCTGCGCTGATTAGGCAGGCAGCCGGAAAGGCCTTTGACCAGGGTGACCTTGATTTTCTTTGCTTCAGCCATCATCTTACCCCCACATCTCACTCAGGGACTTGCCCCGATTCTTCGCAACAACCTTTGCATCAAACAGGTGCTCGAGTGCATCGAATGCAGCCTTTACCGTATTGATGGAGTTCTTGGAGCCAAGGCTCTTGCTCAGGATATCATTGATTCCGCATGCATCGCAAATGGCACGCACAGCACCGCCGGCGATAACACCGGTACCGGGTACTGCGGGCTTGAGAAGCACGCTGGCACTCTTGTAATTGCCGATGATTTCGTGAGGAATTGAAGACTTCTTCACCGGGACGACAATCATACTGGCCTTTGCACGATCGACGGCTTTGCGGATGGCTTCGGTTACGTCGTTGGCCTTGCCAAATCCATATCCAACCTTACCGTTCTGGTCGCCTACGACTACCAGAGCAGAGAAGGAGAACCTTCTACCACCCTTGACAACCTTGGCAACACGGTTGAGCTTGATCAGCTTTTCAACGTACCCGTCGTTCTTATTGTTATCTCTTTCTCTAGATCTTTCCACAGTTTCCCCCTAGAACTTTACGCCGGCTTTGCGTGCGCCGTCAGCGATGCTCTTGACAATGCCGTGGAACAGATAGCCGTTACGATCGAACACACAAGTATCGATGTTCTTCTCGAGCATTCTCTTCCCGACGGCCTCTCCAAGCTTTGCAGCATCTGCAACAGTGTTCTTCAAGCCCTTCAGTTCACCTTCCAAGGAGCTGGCGGACACAAGGGTGCAACCTGCTACATCGTCAATGACCTGAACATACATGTGGGAATTGCTGCGGAATACACTCATCCTTGGCTTGCTGGCAGTACCGGAGATGTTCTTGCGAATATGATGCTTGCGGCGAGCAAGCTTCTTTCTCTTGTCGATTACTCTATTCATCTTTCTTACCTACCCACTATTTCTTTGCCGAAGCGGTCTTACCAGCCTTGCGACGGATGACCTCGTTATCATACCGGATACCCTTGCCCTTATACGGCTCAGGTCCACGGAGAGAGCGGATCTCGGCACAAGTCTGTCCGACAAGCTGCTTGTCAATGCCGCTGAGAGTAACCTTGTTGGGGTTCTCCACAACAACAGTGATTCCCTGGGGAATTACAACTTCAACCAACTCGGAGTACCCGAGGTTCAGAGTCAGAAGATTTCCCTTCAGATCGGCGCGATAGCCGACGCCGTTGATCAGCAGGGTGCGGGAGAAGCCTTTGGAGACACCTTCCACCATGTTGTTGATCAACTGGCGATAGAGGCCCTGGAAGGCATTCGCTTCCTTGGACTCATCCCTCGGAGCAACCTTGACCACAGAACCTTCAATGGTGAGAACCACTTCAGGACGGGCAGGACAATTAAGCTTTCCCTTCGGACCTTCGACATGAATTACACCATCGGTGACGGCAATCTTGACCCCTTGAGGTACAGTGATTGGCAATTTTCCAATTCTGGACATTTTATACCACCTTACCAAATAGAGCAGATCAGCTCACCACCGACCTTGTTCTCAGTCGCCTTCTTACCGGTAATGATACCAGCAGAAGTGGATACTACAACAACACCATGTCCGTTGTACACACGGGGCATATCCCGGTATCCGGTATAAATCCGGCGGCCAGGAGTGGAAATACGTTCAATCCCGTGCAGCACAGGACCCTGCGTCTCATCATATTTCAAGAATACGCGGATGTAGGAAATACCATCCTTCGTCACCTTCTTGAAGTTCTTGATAAATCCTTCATTCTTGAGAATCTTCACAATCTGAAGCTTCATCTTCGAAGTGGAAATATCTACTTTTTCATGCTTAGCCAAACTAGCATTTCTGATTTTGGTCAGCATATCAGCAACTGGATCACTTACAGCCATTTTTCTCTCCTACCAACTAGATTTGGTAACACCAGGAATCTGGCCTTCACTTGCCAATTTGCGGAAGCAGATCCTGCACATATCGAACTGGCGCATATAGCCACGGGGTCTGCCGCAAACTCTGCAGCGATTGACGTGTCTGGAACTGAACTTGGGCTCCCTATTGGCCTTTACGATCATTGATTTCTTTGCCATATGTCTCCACCC
Proteins encoded:
- the rpsD gene encoding 30S ribosomal protein S4, translated to MARYTGPKCRYCRAERTKLFLKGERCHSGKCPMNDTKSTGLPGKDPRARSKKPTDYGLQLREKQKLKRTYCMLEKQFKLTFDEAARIPGKTGENLIMLLEQRLDNVVFRLHFAASRNQAAQFVNHGHIFVNGKRVSIPSYRLRPGDVVSVGAKGQKMLLVKENLKEYTKSGVCQWLSLDVDAMKGTFVAVPRRSEVTELEKINEQLVVELYSR
- a CDS encoding DNA-directed RNA polymerase subunit alpha, with product MARKNLLKGFKKPKGITFEHSAVEPNYGKFIAYPFERGFGTTIGNTLRRVLLSSIQGYAVTAVKFTSFNEDGVPHLISSEYEQLPGVREDIADIIAALKKLQIRMPEDSEGTNLLIECKGPGIVSGANFERDQVEITNKDLVLFTMMDDANIEMEVQIDLGRGYVPSEINEKYVEEIGTIPIDATFSPVTRVKYSIEPTRVGYRSDYDKLTLEIYTDGTIAPQNALAEAAKIAKEYFQIFINFDETLISNNDEVDEEEERVRKILNTSVEELELTVRSSNCLKNANIRTIGDLTKKTEEEIAKTRNFGKKSLQEIKEKLKEWNLSLGMTDYSVLKTAIKVPGNKEEENEA
- the rpmD gene encoding 50S ribosomal protein L30, translating into MMAEAKKIKVTLVKGLSGCLPNQRRTVKALGLGKISSSVVHDATPANLGMVRVVAHLVKVEEM
- the rplO gene encoding 50S ribosomal protein L15 is translated as MGQINAPKGANTKKTIVGRGASSKGRSSGRGHDGQNSRSGGGVRLGFEGGQMPLYRRVARRGFSNSVFKQEYVVVSLDVISANFEDGDVVTLDALKDAGLVKGYNAQAKILSNGDLTKKVVIDGLKVSASAIEKIKAAGGEIR
- the rpsE gene encoding 30S ribosomal protein S5 — translated: MERSRERDNNKNDGYVEKLIKLNRVAKVVKGGRRFSFSALVVVGDQNGKVGYGFGKANDVTEAIRKAVDRAKASMIVVPVKKSSIPHEIIGNYKSASVLLKPAVPGTGVIAGGAVRAICDACGINDILSKSLGSKNSINTVKAAFDALEHLFDAKVVAKNRGKSLSEMWG
- the rpmJ gene encoding 50S ribosomal protein L36 → MKVRASVKPICDKCKVVRRNGVVRIICDNPKHKQRQR
- a CDS encoding type Z 30S ribosomal protein S14 produces the protein MAKKSMIVKANREPKFSSRHVNRCRVCGRPRGYMRQFDMCRICFRKLASEGQIPGVTKSSW
- the rpsH gene encoding 30S ribosomal protein S8, whose protein sequence is MAVSDPVADMLTKIRNASLAKHEKVDISTSKMKLQIVKILKNEGFIKNFKKVTKDGISYIRVFLKYDETQGPVLHGIERISTPGRRIYTGYRDMPRVYNGHGVVVVSTSAGIITGKKATENKVGGELICSIW
- the rpsM gene encoding 30S ribosomal protein S13; amino-acid sequence: MARIAGVDLPNKAVKIALTYIYGIGRFSAVEICEKTNINPDTNINTLSSEDLAVLRKVIEEEYKVEGRLRTEVALNIKRLMDIGCYRGLRHRKGLPVNGQRTKTNARTRKGKKKTVAAKKK
- the rplR gene encoding 50S ribosomal protein L18, with the translated sequence MNRVIDKRKKLARRKHHIRKNISGTASKPRMSVFRSNSHMYVQVIDDVAGCTLVSASSLEGELKGLKNTVADAAKLGEAVGKRMLEKNIDTCVFDRNGYLFHGIVKSIADGARKAGVKF
- the secY gene encoding preprotein translocase subunit SecY, which translates into the protein MANSLVEMYRIKDLRKKILITLGLLIVSRIGAVIPIPGIDPEVLKLFFLSQSSSSNIGLTEYLNFFSGGAFSNFSLFMLGVMPYISTQIIVQLLMLVIPSLKKLAQDPSGHKKIQQYTRYGTIVVCLIQSYVVTIYANSIPGVMTMGILPFTLVAMLTVTTGSMLLIWIGNKITQWGIGNGISLLIFAGIVARFPEAMSVLFRSISAGVLNPIVVLVVFVMFLVVVALVVYEEQGVRKIPVNYAKRVVGRKMYGAQSTYIPIKVNPSGVIPVIFASALLSFPLQIATTLGPEVRWLAAFANWLNPQGAPYLIIYALLIIAFAFFYTQVSMNPVEMAKQIRENGGSVPGVRSEKLEEYLTRVLNRIVLPGSLFLAFIALIPTLVQKFFNFPSTVAMLFGGTSLLILVGVDLDTMRQIEGVMKMHHYDGFNVSGKKSKHI
- the rplF gene encoding 50S ribosomal protein L6, yielding MSRIGKLPITVPQGVKIAVTDGVIHVEGPKGKLNCPARPEVVLTIEGSVVKVAPRDESKEANAFQGLYRQLINNMVEGVSKGFSRTLLINGVGYRADLKGNLLTLNLGYSELVEVVIPQGITVVVENPNKVTLSGIDKQLVGQTCAEIRSLRGPEPYKGKGIRYDNEVIRRKAGKTASAKK
- the rpsK gene encoding 30S ribosomal protein S11, yielding MATAKRKVKKTVYEGNVYIQATFNNTIVTVTDLNGNAVSWASAGGLGFRGAKKSTPYAAQTTAEKAAKAAMDSGLQEVNVFVKGPGVGRESAIRTLGVLGLKVRSIRDVTPIPHNGCRPRKSRRV